The Pedobacter ginsengisoli region CTAAAGATTTTCTGTCAGCCTATGTTTTTAGCTGGTTAAACTGGTTCTCTGTTTCTGTTGGTATCTTTACAGTTAGTATTTGCGGCTTTTTGGCAACAATTTTTATAATAGGACAGGCAGCTAATGATGATGACAGGAATTTCTTTGTAAGAAAGGCACGACGCACAATTTATACTGTAATGTTTTGCGGAGCACTAGTTTTTGTTGCAGCATATCAAGAAAATATTCCATTAGCCAACTGGATTTTTGGAGATACTTTAGGTTTGATTGCTATTATTGCAGCTAGTATTTCGTTAGTTATAATGTTTTTCTTACTTCAGCGTAAGAAGCCAAGATTTCTTCGTGTTCTTGCGGGGTTTCAGGTTACCATGATCCTATTTGCAGCTACTTACAGCCATTTTCCCGATATTGTATTGCTTAAAAATGGAACCAATCTATCGCTGCTGATTCATCAGGGACAAGCAAAAGCGATAGATACATTAGGTTATGCTTTATTAATTGGCAGTATATTCATTTTGCCTGCCCTTGTTTATCTGATCTATATATTTCAACAAAAAAAGAAATTGCCGGAAACTCAATAATTCTCTTTTTATAGAATTGTTATAGGGTAATAGTTTTTGTTGAAAGGGAAAGTTAATTGTAACAAGAATATTAACAAATAAACCTGCTTATTAGGATTAAACCTAAGCAAGTTTGGTGAGTCATAGTTTCAAAGCTATAGTTAATGACAAAACTTTCACCAAATATGAGATCAATATTCTTAAAAATTACAGTAAATACTTTATTAATTGCAGGTTTTTGTATGACTGTGCAGGCTCAGAAACTTAAAGATGTGCAGGAGGTAAGTATAAGTGCTCCGGCAAACATAAAGGTTGACGGTAGAAACACTGAGTGGAACGATACTTTTCAGGCTGAAAATAAAAGAACAGGTATTTTTTATACTATAAGTAACGATGATAAGAATTTATACTTGGTTATTAAGTCTACTGATGTGGCAAATAATACAAAAATTCTTGCCGGAGGCATTACGTTAGCAATAAATACTGAAGGTAAAAAAAGAGAAAAGGAAAGTATTACACTTACATACCCTTTAATTAACCGACCTGCTCAAGGTGGTGGACAGGGAGGTGGAAGACGCCAAATGGGAGCTGTAGCAGGTTTTGCAATTGGTAGAGGGGGCAGTGGTAGTACTCAAACACCTGAACAAAGAGATTCTATGATGGCTGTGATGCAAAAAAGGCAACTTAGCCAGGTGAAAGAGATTAAGATTAACGGATTTAAAAAAACCACTGATACCCTTATTTCTATTTATAACGATTTAGGGATTAAAGCATATTCTAGTATTGGAAATGACAAAGCATTCTTTTATGAATTGGCAATTCCTTTAGATGAGCTTGGAATTTCGAAAGATACCCCAAAAGAATTTGCATATAATATTAAGGTGAATGGTTTGCAATTACAGGGACTAGATGGGGGTGGAAGAGGTGGCTTTGGGGGCAATAGAGGTGGTGGTGGAGGTGGTGGTGGAAACTTCGGCCCAAGAGGTTCTGGAATAGATTTTCAGGAATTAACCAGTCCAACAGATTTTTGGGGAAAGTATATCCTTAAATAAGCTTTTACATAGATACTATTCACACACAAAATAAACCACACAAACAAAAATGAATTATTTATATAATGCATTGAAATCTGGTATTGTATTACTTGTATTGATATTCAGTTCTGGTGTACTTTATGCTCAGGTCCAAACAAAGGAACAAAACCCTCCACCCCCATTGCCTACAAGAGAAATAAGTGGAATTGTAAAGGATTCTACTGATCTAGGAGTAATTGGGGCTACTGTTAGTTTAACCTCAGATAAGGACACGCTAAAAACAAGCACTAATACTGATGGGATATTCGTATTCAGGAATGTTAAGTCGGCTACCTATGTTATAGTGGTACAGAGTATTGGTTATATTAAAACGCCGGCAATGCGCTTTAAACAAAACGATACAAGCCCAAGAATTGTAATGGACCCAATAGTTCTGAAAGAAGAACGGAACACTTTAAATGAAGTTGTTATTAATGGAACTCCGTCTATTACCTATAAAACGGATACTGTTGAATATAAGGCCAGTGATTACATTGTAAGAAAGAATGCAACTGTAGATGAGCTTCTGAAAAAGATGGAGGGTATGGAGGTAGGTAATGATGGAAGTTTAGTGCACCAGGGAGAGGCAGTGACTAAGGCCAAATTGAATGGAAAGGAATATCTTGGAGGTGACATTGCGAATGCAATTAAGAATCTTCCAGCTGAGATTGTTGATAAAATTCAGATCGTTGATGACTATGGTGATCAGGCAGCTCGTACAGGGGTAAAGGATGGTGACCCTCAAAAGATACTGAATATCACTACAAGAACAGATAAATCTGTTGGAAATATGATGAATCTGCACACCGCTGGAGGAAGTAACGAAAGAAAAGAAGCCGGATTGTTTGCTACGCGGATTAACGGAAATCAACAGATTGGGCTAAACGGGAATTATAATGATGCAATTAATCTTAATGCACTAAGCGGCTCAACAAAGAATGCAAATGCGAGATTTAGTTTGCGTGATAAAATCGGGAAAAAAATAGAGTATAATTTGGGTTATCAATTTCAAAATTCCAATGGCGATAATTTAAATGAAACCGAATCTCTAAGTATTTTAAATAATGGACAATTACATTCCAATAGTTCGAACACAGGTCTGCAAAAGTCGAATAATCATAATCTTAAGCTTGAATTTGAAGTGAATCTGGATTCAAGTAATTATCTTAAAGTTGTCCCCACCTTCCAATCTAATTCTACCACTAATAATGGTTCCTCTACTTTAAGTCAAAGGGGGAGTAGTCTTTCAATGGGGCTGGATCAGGATCGCCGCATAACAAATTCAAATTCTAGCACGGCACCTCAATTTGGTATCTCTACTTTTTATCAGCATCTATTTAAAAAATACAGAAGGAATTTTTCAGCACAGATAGATTTGAATAAAAATAATCAGGATAACGAGCAGGAAAGATATAATTTCACAACTTTTTATACTGAAGCGGCACAAGATGGTAAAGATTCTATAATTAATCAGATCATAGCGCGTAAGAATCGACGTGATAATTATCGTGGAAGCATGACTTATGTGGAACCTCTCGGAGTAAATACTCAATTTGAAGTGAATGCCCAGGTAAATTATAATGGGTATGATAATACTGCAACTACAAGAGATATTTTAGGGGAGGGTGTTTCTGGTGGTATTATAGACTCATTAAGTAACATTTATAACTATTCCTTTACACAGGGCCGCGTTGCATTGAATTTTAGATACGGAATGGCCAATACTTCTAAAGTTCGTTTTTCTGTTGGGTTAACAGGTGTGCCGGCATTACTATCCGGTACTAAGGTAAGTCTTGGTACAACAACAAACCGGAGTAGCTTTAACCTGATTCCTATTGCAAGATTTGAATACCGCTGGAGCAGGCAGCAAAGAGTATCTTTAAACTACTCAGGGAATGCAGTAGAACCAACATTTGATCAGATACAACCAGTTAGGGATGTTACAAATCCAAATAATCCTGTTATTGGTAATCCGGATCTGATTGCCACTTTTGTGCACACTTTAAGAGGTGATTACAATAATTATATTGCAAACTCAAAGCTCAATCTTTCACTAAATTTAAATGGGGCATATACAAAAAATGCTGTTATCAGAAATGTGGAGACCGTAGATAATCCAGATCCAAACCTTCCTGGTAGTAAAATTAATGAAACACACTTTTTGAATGTTAGTGGGGTATATAGACTGACGGGTAATTACAATATTAGTAAACAACTGAACAATAGAAAGTATAATTTGCAACTTAACGGTACAGTGAGTTATAATCACAGCTTGAGCATGAGGGACGGTATATTGAATACTACTAATATTACCACTTTAGATCAGCGCTTTGGTCCAAAAATTAATCCTACAGAATGGTTCGAAATTAATCCGAACATCGGATACAAAAATGAAAAATCCAATTCAACGCTTCGTTCCGGTAATAACGAAATCAATACCCTTTCTCTTAATTTAGATGGAAGAGTATATTTATGGGATGTATGGATGTTTGGATACAATGGAAGTAAACAATTCATAAATGGTATAGTTGGGAATACAAATAATAGCCCTTTAGTGATAAATGCAAGTTTGGAACGGCAGCTATTTAATCGTAGAGGCCAGATCACGTTTCAGGCATTTGACATTTTAAATCAGAATAATTTTCTGAGGACGCAACAGCCTGATGATGGCGGTTATATAAATACAAGAGTAAATCCTATAAGCCGGTATTTTATGCTTAAACTGAGTATGAGATTACAAAAATGGTCTGGGGCCCAAGGGCGTGGTGGTAGAGGCATTATGCGACGGGGTGACGGAAGCTTCATGTAAGATCTGATCAAAAATCCGTACTTTGGGAAACTAACCAAATACGGATTTTTTGTTCGTTCTTACTTATGAGAAAAACTTTATTAATCATCCTAACTCTATTTTGTTTTATCTCTTTTAAAGGCCGGGGCCAAATCGGTACTCCTCAAATACTTAGCTATAATAATGATCAGTATAAGGCCGGAATGCAAAATTGGGATGTTGCTCAGGATAAAAATGGCATTCTATATTTTGGTAATAATGAGGGCCTCCTAACCTTTGACGGTAGATTTTGGAACCTTATTAAATTACCCAATTTTACATCTGTCAGATCTGTTGAAATAGATTCGCATGATAGGATTTTTATAGGGGGGCAAGATGAGGCTGGATATTTTTATCCTGAAAAAGATGGAATATTGAAGTATCATTCCATTATCCCCCTTATCCCCGAAAAGTACCGAAGCTTTGCTGATATATGGAATGTAGCTATTATTGACGATGCTGTAATTTTCAGAACTACAAGTGTTATTCTTTATTACAAGGATGGTGTTGTAAAAACGTATAAGCCTGATATAGAGTGGCAGTTTGCAGGCAAAAGTAATCATCAGTTTTTTGCCCATTCTAAAGGACATGGATTGATGGTTTATGATGGAGAGATCTGGAAACCATATTGCTCTGACCCGGTATTATTAAAATCGGCTGTGACGTCTATTATGGAATACAACAAGGATACAATGCTTGTAGCTACCTTAAAGAACGGGCTGTTTTTAATGCATAATGGTAAGGTTACACCTAAACCGACAAAACTGGATCAGATATTTTATAATGACAGAATTTATAGTGCAGACAAAATAGACAGGGATAAATATGTTATCGGAACTACCTCGGCAGGAGTTCTTATAATTAACAGAGAGGGAAAGGTTTTACAGAAATACACCTACAAGGATGGTTTGCAGAATAATAATGTAAGGGGATTTATAACGGATAGCAGTAAAAATCTTTGGCTGGCACTGAATGACGGAATTGATTATGTAGCGATTAACAGTGCTATAAAAAGCATATTTCCTGATAAAAACAAGCAAATAACAAGTTATGCAATACGCAATTTCAATGGGAATTTATACATTGGAACATCTAATGGCCTTTATGTAACCGAAATTGAAACAGGAATCACTGATTTAAGTCTATCGACGGGAGTATTTAAAGAAGTTAGAAACTCTAAGGGGCAGGTTTGGAATCTTGATGAAATCAATAATAAACTTTTAATGGGGCATGAGGATGGCTTTTTTGAAATTGACAAAGATGTTGCCCATCAAATATATAATAGACCTGGAACATGGTTGTTTGAGCCAACTTCAGAGGTTTATCCTTCTGCCAGTATCATCGCTGGCACTTACTTGGGACTTCAAAAAATTAGTTATAAAAACGGAAGTTTCACTAATGATGGTAAAATCGAAGGACGTACAGAATCCTTAAGGTTTATTGCTTTTGATGCGAATAATAATTTATGGGCTTCACACCCCTATCATGGAGTATACAAAATTGAACTATCTGAAGATTTTAAGAAGATAAAGAAATATACTGTCTATACAGATAAACAGGGATTGCCTTCACGTTTATATAATTACATTTTTAAAATAAAGAATCGTGTTGTAGTTGCAACTAAAAATGGAGTATATGAGTATGATGCAGCAAAAGATAAATTCAAAGCTTTTCCATTACTTAGTGAAGCATTAAGGCAAATACGCATCCAATATCTGAAGGAAGATACTAAGGGAAATTTATGGTTTGTTTCGGATAAAAAGGTTGGGATATTAGATTTTAGTCGCCCTTCTGGTACAAAAACCTTTTCCATACATTATTTTCCCCAATTAGATGGTAAAATTGTGGGCGGGTTTGAGTCTATTTATTATTTGAACGATGAGAATGTATTTATTGGAGCAAACAAAGGTGCTTACCATTTAAATTATGCTAAATACCTGGAAAATATTCCAAAACCTAATGTTTTACTAGGCTCAGTAAAACTTTTTGGTAAGAAAGATAGTGCAATTTTTGGCGGGTATTTCCTTAATAAAGAGAATATAGTGAAAACTCAGGATCCATCTTCAGTTTTAAAACTCGATAACGTATTTAATTCTCTTCATTTCGAATATTCATCTACTTTATTTGAACACCAGGCAAATATTGAATTCAGTTATCAGCTTGTCGGTTTTGATAAGGGGTGGTCATCCTGGACGCAAAAGAGTGAAAAAGATTATACTAATCTCCCTGCAGGAAAGTATACATTTAACGTTAGGGCCAGAAATAGTTTTGGTAATGAATCTGAAGTTGTAGGCTACACCTTTGAGGTTTTACCGGCCTGGTATCAAACAATATGGATGTATATATTATATGTATTGCTTTTGGTAATAAGCATCTATATGTTCTTTAAGTGGCAGAAAAAGAAACATATTAAAGCTCAAACCAGGTTAAGCTACCTTCACCAGCTCGAAATGGATCGAAGTGAAAAGGAAATTGTACGGTTGGAATACGAAAAACTTGAAGCCGACGTGAATTATAAAAACAGAGAATTATCTAATATGACTATGCATTTGGTGCAAAGGGGTAAGGTATTGGCTAAAATAAAAGAAGTGATTTCGGCTGTGATTAAAAATAATGATATAAATGATAGTTCGCCAAGTTTCCGACATTTGATCCGTCTGATAAGAGATGTGGAAAAGAGTGACCAGGATTGGGACAATTTTTCAATTCACTTTAATACTGTCAATACAAATTTCTTCAATAAATTAAAAGATCAGTTCCCCGAACTCACACCTAATGAACTTAAGTTATGTGCTTTCCTAAAGATGAATCTTTCTACAAAGGAAATAGCTCAGCTCATGAATATTACAATAAAAGCAGTAGAGGTAGGAAGGTATCGCCTTAGAAAAAAGCTGCATATTCAGTCAGAAACTAATCTGTATGATTTTCTTATACAAATATCGAGATCTGTTGAATAGGTGTATTGGTAATCATTCTGTTTATCAGGTTTTTATGGTTGTTTTGTAGTGGCGATGTAGTGGTAGTACTATTGTAATAATACCTTTGAATTTCTTTTTGTAGGGGTAGTGTAGTGGTATGGAAATGTTACAATAACCATTTCCAGGTATAGATTTGACTTAGCTGAAACCGCCAGGTTGAAGCCAAATTAACCAATTATAAACTAAACTAAATCTTATTGTATGAAAAGAAGTCTTACACTTATTTTCTTCGTTTGCTGTCTTCTTATTTCTCCATTTGCCACATTGGCACAAGAAGTAATAGCAACGGGTAAGGTAACAGACAAGAGTGATGGAAAGCCATTGCCAGGAGTTACCGTAACATTACAAGGCACATCAAAAGCAACGCTCACAGACGCAGGTGGGAATTTTAGGATCGCAGTTCCATCTGTAGGTTCAAAAATAGTTATAAGCCAACTGGGGATGATTCCGCAAACAATAACTATAGCTAGTAATGCGCCTTTAAATATCACTATGGAAACAGATGTTACTGCATTAGGAGAAGTGGTAGTAGTAGGCTATGGAACACAGAAAAAGAGCAATGTAACAGGCTCAATTTCGAGTGTAAAGGCTAAAGATTTAGAAAGTATGCCCATAAATAGGGTTGAACAAGCCTTACAGGGGAGAACTTCTGGAGTAACTATAGCAACAAACAATGGGCAACCAGGAAGTGCAGCTACAGTACGGGTTAGGGGGTATACTACTTTTGCGAAAGACGGAAACAATAATCCTTTATGGGTAGTTGATGGGGTAATTGTAGACAATGGGGGAATAGGTTATCTAAATCAATCTGATATTGAATCAATTGAGGTTTTAAAGGATGCCGCATCACAAGCTATTTATGGAGCCCGGGCTGCAAATGGGGTTATTATTGTAACAACGAAGCGGGGTAAAGCCGGGGTTCTTCAAATTAATTACAATGGATTTTATGGTACTTCTGCTGCAGCCAAAAAATTAGACCTGTTAAATGCATCGGAATATGCTACACTTAGAAATGAAGCAGCAAGAAACACAAACCCTAATGCAACTTTACCATTCGCAAATCCTGACGCATTGGGAAAGGGAACCGATTGGCAAGATGTTATATTCAACAATGATGCAAGAAGACAAACTCATGAATTTAGCATAGCCGGTGGAGGAGATAAATCTACCTTTTATTCATCTTTTGGTTACATTAAGCAAGAGGGTATAGTGGCAAGTCCCATCTCTAAGTGGAACAGAGCTAATATTCGTTTAAACTCTACCCATAAATTAGCAAAATGGATAACAGTGGGAGAGAACCTGGGATATAGTCATTCTATAAACAGTAGCTTAGGAAATACAAATAATGAATTTGGAGGGCCTTTAAGCTCCGCAATAGGTTTAGATCCAACTACTCCTGCTGTAGAAACTAATGCTGATCTTATTGGAAAACCACCTTACACGATAGCAAATGTTTTAAAAGATAAAAATGGTAATCCATTCGGATTATCACCATGGGTAGGTCAGGAGCTAATTAATCCATTGGCTTACATTCAAACTAAACTTGGGAATTATGGATGGGATCACAACATAATTGGAAATGCCTTTGCAGAAGTTCAACCCATTAAAGACCTGGTATTTAGATCCACATTAGGAACTAAGATCGCATTTTATGGTGATGATGCATTTAATCCGGTGGCCTATTTAAATTCATCTAATATCAGAACTAAAAATTCATTTGTACGTAATTGGAATAATGTGCTGAATTACAATTTTGAAAATACGCTGAGTTATTCAAAAACATTTGGAAAGCATAATGCGAATATTATAGTTGGACAAGGGATATACCTGGATGAAAATGTTAAAACATTAAATGTAACATTCAATAATATTATTGCAACTAACTTTGAACAAGCAAACCTAAATTACAAGCCAGTTACTGCTGATCGTAGTGCGGATGGAAATGATGGAACCGTTCATAAAGTTAATTCGTTGTTTTCTCGCGTATCTTACAATTACGACGAAAAATACCTTTTTACAGGTATTATCAGACGCGATGGTTCATCACGTTTTGGTAATAATAACAAGTTTGGATACTTCCCTTCATTTTCATTAGGATGGGTACCTACTAAAGAGGATTTCTGGAAGGAAAATAGTGTTATTAATTTCTTTAAAATCCGTGGTGGTTATGGTGTAACCGGTAATGATCAAATTTCAAATTTTGCATATAATGCATTGGTTTCCAGCGGACGTAATTATACTTTCGGAACAACAGATGTAAGTTCTATAGGATGGAGTCCGGCGGCACCTTCCAATCCGGATTTGAAATGGGAAGAAACACGACAGACTACATTAGGATTTGATGCGACTGTATTTACCAATTTTACTATTGCTTTTGATGTTTACAAGAAGAAAACAGTTGGAGTACTTCAATATCCTACACTTCCCAATTATCTGGGGGTAGCTGGAGCTCCGGCCCAGAACATTGGTGATATGGAAAATAAAGGATTGGAACTAGAACTGGGGTACCGTAAAACGTTCGGAGAATTTAATCTGGGAGTAAATGGGAATGTTTCCTTCTTAAAAAACAAGGTTACTAAACTTGCTACTGGTAAACTGTTTATTGAAGATGAGGCACAAAGTTTCCAGGGGATGGGAAATATTACCAGAACAGGTATAGGCCATTCCTTTAATGAATTTTACGGTTATGAAACGCTTGGTATTTTTCAAACTCAAGCAGAAATTGATAGTTATGTTGGGCCAGGTGGAACTAAGTTGCAGCCCAACGCAAAACCTGGAGATGTTAAATTCGCTAATTTAAATGGTGATAATCAAATCGAGGCGGCTGACAGAACTTACCTGGGAAGCCCAATTCCAAAATATACTTATGGCTTAACGATAAACATGGCTTATAAGAATTTTGATTTTGTGGCATTTGGCAGTGGAGCTGGCGGCAATATGATATTCCAGGGTTTGCGCCGTTTAGATGTAACATTTGCAAACTGGCAAACTGAAATTTTAAATCGCTGGACACCAACTAATCCTTCAACAACAATACCAAGAGTTGTTGAAAAGGATGATAATAAGAATAACACCAATTTCACCAGAAGATATCTTGAAAAAGGAGATTATTTCAGGTTAAAAACATTACAACTTGGGTACAACATTCCTAAAAGTGTAATTCAAAAGATAGGTGCACAAAGAGTGCGTGTTTATTTGATGAGCGAAAACCTCTTTACTATAACTAAATATACTGGCTATGATCCTGAAATTGGAGGAACTGTATTTGGAGTTGATAAGGGTATTTATCCACAAGCGCGTTCGTTTATGGTTGGATTAAATGTTGGATTTTAATAAGTATCAAAATGAAAAATAGATTAACATATATTGCCGCTCTTTTTATTGGAGCACAGTTCATGGGAGCATGTAAAAAGGATTTGGATGTAAATCCGAGAGAAAGAATACTTGAATCTAATTATTATAAAACTCCAGAACAGGCCTTTAGCAGTTTGATTTCTGTTTATGATCAGTTCGGGAATCAGTCAGGAGGATATCTAACCAAGCTAAATATTTTTTCTTCAGGATCTGATGATCATTATGCAGGTGGAGACTCCCCTCTGATCTTGGTGATCTTCAGGCGATGAATAATTATACGGTAAGTTCATTGTCAGGTGCTCCAAGTTACCTTTGGAGTAAGGGATTTACAGGAGCATACAGAGCAAATGTATTTTTGCAAAAAGTAGCAGAGATACAAATGGATGCGAGCACTAAAAACCGATATATTGCTGAAGCAAAAGCCCTAAGGGCTATCTTTTATTTTGATTTAGTTCGAATTTTTAAGAATATACCTCTTATTTTGAAGCCAGTTGAAGCTAATGATTGGTATAATGTTTTGCAAGTCCCACCTGCTGATGTGTACAAACAAATTGAACAAGATTTAAAGGAAGCTATACCTAATCTTCCGGTAACAGTGCCAAGAACTACGGAAGGTGGAAGGCTGACTCAGGGAGCGGCTCATGCTTTGCTTGGCAAGGTATATCTTTGGCAGGAAAAATTTGCTGAAGCAGCTACGGAGTTTGCAGATGTAAATGGCCCTTCGCCGGGTACTACCCCTAGTAAATATGGGTATGCTCTAATGAGTAAGTTTGAAGATTTGTATAAACTAGCCAATAAATTCAATACTGAGTCTATTCTCGAGATTTCTTATAACAGTACTTCAAATATGGGCTGGGGGAATGTTGGGAGTGGAGAAGGTAATGTTGCTGGCATTATGTCGGGGCCAAGAAATTATAATATTCTAATTCCTGATAAAGCTCCCGATTACGTTTCCGGCTGGAGCGTTATGCCATTCACCAAAGAATTTTTTGATCTTATTCATTTTGATCCCCGTAATAAGGCAACAGTTGCTAATTTAGATAGTCTTGAAAAGGCAGGCATTGTAACTTATAAACACGCCAACGATAATACGGGTTACTTTGTTGAAAAGTATGCAGGTAGAGTATCAACAAAAGCCAACAGTGGGCAGCTTGAACTTAACTTTCCTTATAATCTTTATGAAATACGTTTGGCAGATACTTACTTAATGGAAGCTGAGGCTGTCTTGAAAAGCGGGGGTGCCGTTGGAGCGGGAAGCAGGGCTTATGCAGCTTTAAATGCTGTAAGGGCTAGGGTTGGATTGAAACCCGTTGACGTTACGATGGATAATATAATGAAAGAAAGACGAATAGAGCTTGCAGCCGAAGGACAACGTTGGTTTGATTTGGTACGGTGGGGACTTGCTCCGGCCAAATTAGCTTTTAAGGGTTTTACTGCAGGAAAAAATGAAACACTTCCTATTCCTAATGCTGAACTAAATAATACAAAAATAATTCAGAGTAAAGAGTGGGGCGGTACTAAATAATACTCCTTGAGGTGGATGATTTCATCCACCTCTTATTTCTTAATATATCATTTAATAATTATGAGATCAAAAAGGTTCTGTGCAATTCTGTGGCTAGTTATTGTATTAATTTCATTTACTACAAGTGCTCAAAGTGATGTAAGTAAATGGCTTACAAAAGCAGATAAAACGGTTTTATTTACAAAGCAGAAAATGTCATTAAAATTTGTTGGAGCACAGAATAATAATCCAACTATTATAGTTAATGAAAAAGAGTCTTTCCAATCAATTGATGGGTTTGGATACGCACTAACAGGTGGAAGTGCCCAGCACATTATTAAAATGAGCCCAAAAGCAAGAACTGCTTTGTTAAAAGAATTATTTGCTACTGATGGTAATAATATTGGAGTCAGCTATATAAGATTAACTATTGGAGCCTCAGATCTGAACGAAAAAGTATTTTCGTATAATGATTTAGCTGAAGGAGAAACAGATCTGGAACAGAAAAGATTTGAATTAGGTCCTGATAGGATAGATGTAATTCCAGTAATGAAAGAAATACTGGCTATTAATCCAAATATTAAAATAATGGGATCGCCTTGGTCTCCTCCTCTTTGGATGAAAACATCTTACGATGCAAGGGGAGGAATGTTAAGACCGGAATTTTATGCAGCTTATGCAAAATACTTTGTAAGATATATTCAGGATATGGGGAAGGAAGGAATTCACATAGATGCGGTTACCATTCAGAATGAGCCCCTTCATCCTGGTAATAATCCAAGCCTGCTTATGACAGCTC contains the following coding sequences:
- a CDS encoding RagB/SusD family nutrient uptake outer membrane protein, coding for MNNYTVSSLSGAPSYLWSKGFTGAYRANVFLQKVAEIQMDASTKNRYIAEAKALRAIFYFDLVRIFKNIPLILKPVEANDWYNVLQVPPADVYKQIEQDLKEAIPNLPVTVPRTTEGGRLTQGAAHALLGKVYLWQEKFAEAATEFADVNGPSPGTTPSKYGYALMSKFEDLYKLANKFNTESILEISYNSTSNMGWGNVGSGEGNVAGIMSGPRNYNILIPDKAPDYVSGWSVMPFTKEFFDLIHFDPRNKATVANLDSLEKAGIVTYKHANDNTGYFVEKYAGRVSTKANSGQLELNFPYNLYEIRLADTYLMEAEAVLKSGGAVGAGSRAYAALNAVRARVGLKPVDVTMDNIMKERRIELAAEGQRWFDLVRWGLAPAKLAFKGFTAGKNETLPIPNAELNNTKIIQSKEWGGTK
- a CDS encoding glycoside hydrolase family 30 protein, whose translation is MRSKRFCAILWLVIVLISFTTSAQSDVSKWLTKADKTVLFTKQKMSLKFVGAQNNNPTIIVNEKESFQSIDGFGYALTGGSAQHIIKMSPKARTALLKELFATDGNNIGVSYIRLTIGASDLNEKVFSYNDLAEGETDLEQKRFELGPDRIDVIPVMKEILAINPNIKIMGSPWSPPLWMKTSYDARGGMLRPEFYAAYAKYFVRYIQDMGKEGIHIDAVTIQNEPLHPGNNPSLLMTAPDQAIFIKNNLGPAFQKAGINTKIIIYDHNADRPDYPITILNDPDARKYIDGSAFHLYGGKIEALTDVHNAHPDKSIYFTEQMVIEDPNESRINIVSPIKRLIIGATRNWSRNVLEWNLAADPENKPFTDRGGCPMCQGAVTIDKDKVTRNLAYYSVAHASKFVRPGSQRIASNEPQGLPNVAFKTHDGKKVLIVANSREKAQTFNISFMGKLVSDTIGSDDVATYIW
- a CDS encoding SusC/RagA family TonB-linked outer membrane protein: MKRSLTLIFFVCCLLISPFATLAQEVIATGKVTDKSDGKPLPGVTVTLQGTSKATLTDAGGNFRIAVPSVGSKIVISQLGMIPQTITIASNAPLNITMETDVTALGEVVVVGYGTQKKSNVTGSISSVKAKDLESMPINRVEQALQGRTSGVTIATNNGQPGSAATVRVRGYTTFAKDGNNNPLWVVDGVIVDNGGIGYLNQSDIESIEVLKDAASQAIYGARAANGVIIVTTKRGKAGVLQINYNGFYGTSAAAKKLDLLNASEYATLRNEAARNTNPNATLPFANPDALGKGTDWQDVIFNNDARRQTHEFSIAGGGDKSTFYSSFGYIKQEGIVASPISKWNRANIRLNSTHKLAKWITVGENLGYSHSINSSLGNTNNEFGGPLSSAIGLDPTTPAVETNADLIGKPPYTIANVLKDKNGNPFGLSPWVGQELINPLAYIQTKLGNYGWDHNIIGNAFAEVQPIKDLVFRSTLGTKIAFYGDDAFNPVAYLNSSNIRTKNSFVRNWNNVLNYNFENTLSYSKTFGKHNANIIVGQGIYLDENVKTLNVTFNNIIATNFEQANLNYKPVTADRSADGNDGTVHKVNSLFSRVSYNYDEKYLFTGIIRRDGSSRFGNNNKFGYFPSFSLGWVPTKEDFWKENSVINFFKIRGGYGVTGNDQISNFAYNALVSSGRNYTFGTTDVSSIGWSPAAPSNPDLKWEETRQTTLGFDATVFTNFTIAFDVYKKKTVGVLQYPTLPNYLGVAGAPAQNIGDMENKGLELELGYRKTFGEFNLGVNGNVSFLKNKVTKLATGKLFIEDEAQSFQGMGNITRTGIGHSFNEFYGYETLGIFQTQAEIDSYVGPGGTKLQPNAKPGDVKFANLNGDNQIEAADRTYLGSPIPKYTYGLTINMAYKNFDFVAFGSGAGGNMIFQGLRRLDVTFANWQTEILNRWTPTNPSTTIPRVVEKDDNKNNTNFTRRYLEKGDYFRLKTLQLGYNIPKSVIQKIGAQRVRVYLMSENLFTITKYTGYDPEIGGTVFGVDKGIYPQARSFMVGLNVGF